One genomic region from Ornithinimicrobium flavum encodes:
- a CDS encoding prolipoprotein diacylglyceryl transferase, with protein MRPVLFTILGFDVQTYGLSKAAAALVAAWLLGRAFERRGLSKDSAHALVLWSTVWGFVGAKIYYLLEQLPSISLHDLGGMGFTWYGGLLGGTAAALVVIRRHQLPGGIVAGAVAVPLTVAYAIGRLGCLLSGDGTYGRPTDLPWGMAFPNGVVPTDVPVHPTPLYEAAAAVLIVAVLAYLGRRWAPVQVFGAYLVLSGLARLSVEFVRINDPVLAGLTQPQLWALVSVAVGGALVLGTGRLQPPGGQPQDHVVPQTA; from the coding sequence ATGCGTCCGGTGCTGTTCACCATCCTCGGCTTCGACGTGCAGACCTACGGCCTCAGCAAGGCGGCAGCTGCGCTGGTCGCGGCGTGGTTGCTCGGCCGGGCCTTCGAGCGACGGGGCCTGAGCAAGGACTCCGCACATGCCCTGGTGCTGTGGTCCACCGTCTGGGGCTTCGTCGGCGCGAAGATCTACTACCTCCTCGAGCAGCTCCCCTCGATCAGCCTCCACGACCTGGGCGGCATGGGCTTCACGTGGTACGGCGGGCTCCTCGGCGGCACCGCGGCCGCCCTCGTCGTCATCCGACGCCACCAGCTGCCCGGCGGCATCGTCGCCGGGGCCGTCGCGGTCCCTCTCACCGTCGCCTACGCGATCGGGCGCCTGGGATGCCTCCTTTCGGGGGACGGGACCTACGGCCGCCCCACGGACCTGCCCTGGGGCATGGCGTTCCCGAACGGCGTCGTCCCCACCGACGTCCCGGTGCACCCGACCCCCCTCTACGAGGCCGCCGCCGCCGTCCTCATCGTCGCGGTCCTCGCCTACCTCGGGCGCCGGTGGGCCCCCGTCCAGGTGTTCGGCGCCTACCTGGTCCTGTCCGGCCTGGCGCGCCTGTCGGTGGAGTTCGTCCGCATCAACGACCCGGTCCTCGCAGGTCTGACCCAGCCCCAGCTCTGGGCGCTGGTCAGCGTCGCCGTCGGCGGGGCGCTGGTCCTGGGCACCGGGCGGCTGCAGCCCCCCGGCGGACAGCCGCAGGACCACGTGGTTCCCCAGACCGCGTGA
- a CDS encoding heavy-metal-associated domain-containing protein, whose product MAVTRTYRVWGLTCGACLAVVLDAVRSLPGVRSAAVDLVREGGSRLVITATREPQVETIRAAVELGGFVLGRSRAGRAGSGSSPGTGTVNGQPALTANGPVATMVPDAAYA is encoded by the coding sequence ATGGCGGTGACACGGACCTACCGGGTCTGGGGACTGACCTGCGGTGCCTGCCTGGCCGTGGTCCTGGACGCCGTGCGTTCCCTGCCGGGCGTGCGGTCGGCGGCGGTGGACCTTGTCCGCGAGGGCGGGTCCCGGCTCGTCATCACCGCGACGAGGGAACCGCAGGTCGAGACCATCCGTGCCGCGGTGGAGCTAGGAGGGTTCGTCCTGGGCCGGTCCAGAGCCGGACGGGCCGGCTCCGGCTCGTCACCGGGAACCGGCACGGTGAACGGCCAGCCGGCCCTGACCGCCAACGGTCCTGTCGCGACCATGGTCCCCGACGCGGCGTATGCCTGA
- the resB gene encoding cytochrome c biogenesis protein ResB yields the protein MPDTQAPQRIEPAYPKDRTTMGGPRLGPLGWVRWGWRQLTSMRTAILLLLLLALAAIPGSLFPQRSVDPVRVRAFVEDHPGLAPWLDRLFLFDVFSSPWFASIYLLLMISLVGCIVPRTAQHARALRSRPPRAPRRLSRLPAVAEATVPGAPETVLAAARDVLTAKGYRLSPAGAGDRSVTGEKGYLKETGNLLFHLAMLGVIVAFAAGHLLGWRGEIIIKEGQSWTAGPASFDTLNLGPLASTDDIPTFTVQLDRLDVAFETQAEGAQFGQPRRFDGLATVDIPGRTPEQQQFAVNHPVSVGGDSIFLLGNGYAPVVTVRDPDGQVLYSEAVTFLPQDNNYASEGAIKVTGRDPGLGLVGGFLPTLRLDPELGMTSSFPGLADPALALTAFEGDLFADGRPQSVFTIDTEQMSQITDADGAPVAMLLRPGEYFELPDGTTVELEGVIRWAGLLVRHDPGRMPALALALTAAAGLALMLGVRHRRIYVRIDPANPTPVGGGHVVVTVGGLPKGTDPALQGVVDDVLGRITATAPPPPQPPTRGSDEDTP from the coding sequence GTGCCCGACACCCAGGCGCCGCAGCGGATCGAGCCGGCCTACCCCAAGGACCGCACCACCATGGGCGGACCACGCCTGGGCCCGCTGGGGTGGGTCCGCTGGGGCTGGCGCCAGCTGACCAGCATGCGCACCGCGATCCTGCTGCTGCTGCTGCTCGCCCTCGCCGCCATCCCCGGCTCGCTGTTCCCGCAGCGTTCGGTCGACCCGGTCCGGGTACGGGCCTTCGTCGAGGACCACCCGGGCCTGGCCCCCTGGCTGGACCGGCTGTTCCTCTTCGACGTCTTCTCCTCCCCGTGGTTCGCCTCGATCTACCTGCTCCTGATGATCAGCCTCGTCGGCTGCATCGTCCCGCGGACCGCGCAGCACGCCCGGGCCCTGCGGTCCCGGCCACCACGGGCACCACGGCGCCTGAGCCGGCTGCCCGCCGTGGCCGAGGCCACCGTTCCCGGCGCCCCGGAGACCGTTCTGGCGGCGGCCCGGGACGTCCTGACCGCCAAGGGGTACCGGCTGAGCCCGGCCGGGGCCGGTGACCGGTCCGTCACCGGCGAGAAGGGATACCTGAAGGAGACCGGCAACCTGCTCTTCCACCTCGCCATGCTGGGGGTGATCGTCGCGTTCGCCGCCGGGCACCTGCTCGGCTGGCGGGGCGAGATCATCATCAAGGAAGGCCAGTCGTGGACCGCCGGACCGGCCAGCTTCGACACCCTCAACCTCGGACCCCTGGCCAGCACCGACGACATCCCGACCTTCACCGTGCAGCTCGACCGGCTCGACGTGGCATTCGAGACCCAGGCCGAGGGTGCCCAGTTCGGCCAGCCCCGCCGCTTCGACGGCCTCGCTACCGTCGACATCCCCGGACGCACCCCCGAGCAGCAGCAGTTCGCGGTCAACCATCCCGTCTCCGTCGGAGGGGACTCCATCTTCCTGCTCGGCAACGGCTACGCGCCCGTGGTGACCGTCCGCGACCCGGACGGGCAGGTCCTGTACTCCGAGGCCGTGACGTTCCTGCCCCAGGACAACAACTACGCCAGCGAAGGAGCCATCAAGGTCACCGGTCGCGACCCCGGGCTCGGGCTGGTCGGTGGCTTCCTGCCCACCCTCCGGCTCGACCCCGAGCTCGGCATGACCTCCTCCTTCCCGGGGCTGGCCGACCCGGCCCTGGCGCTGACCGCGTTCGAGGGCGACCTGTTCGCCGACGGCCGGCCCCAGTCGGTCTTCACCATCGACACCGAGCAGATGAGCCAGATCACCGACGCCGACGGTGCCCCGGTCGCGATGCTCCTACGCCCCGGGGAGTACTTCGAGCTGCCCGACGGAACCACCGTGGAGCTCGAGGGCGTCATCCGATGGGCCGGGCTGCTGGTCCGGCACGACCCGGGTCGGATGCCGGCACTCGCTCTCGCACTGACCGCCGCCGCCGGGCTGGCCCTGATGCTCGGTGTTCGCCACCGCCGGATCTACGTCCGCATCGACCCCGCTAACCCCACGCCGGTCGGCGGAGGTCATGTGGTGGTGACGGTCGGCGGGCTGCCGAAAGGTACCGACCCTGCCCTGCAGGGCGTCGTCGACGACGTCCTCGGCCGCATCACCGCCACCGCCCCGCCACCACCCCAGCCGCCCACCCGAGGAAGCGACGAGGACACCCCATGA
- a CDS encoding cation transporter — protein sequence MKNRTTVLEVGGLHWATSEPVIEKTLLRRPGVLAVEASAASQSATVTYDPGTTSVAQLVGWVNACGYHCAGQSMPDHLCHPMTEPAPTAPNRARRPRGPRRAQQPGRARGARWARGPRGR from the coding sequence ATGAAGAATCGGACCACTGTCCTGGAGGTGGGTGGCCTGCACTGGGCCACCTCCGAGCCTGTCATCGAGAAGACGCTGCTGCGCCGCCCCGGCGTGCTCGCCGTCGAGGCCAGCGCCGCCTCCCAGAGCGCGACCGTCACCTACGACCCGGGCACGACGTCGGTGGCCCAGCTGGTGGGCTGGGTCAACGCCTGCGGCTACCACTGCGCCGGGCAGTCCATGCCGGACCACCTGTGCCACCCGATGACCGAACCGGCCCCGACGGCGCCAAACCGGGCACGACGCCCACGAGGGCCACGCCGGGCACAGCAGCCGGGCCGGGCACGAGGCGCACGCTGGGCACGCGGGCCACGGGGGCGGTGA
- a CDS encoding CueP family metal-binding protein, with translation MRSRASLFPPLAGVLLTLLVLSGCTPATTTPTVEGQQDLLTAHGLPGLDAREVIDRLEATPVSGRQSGLIASVQPAAVLLSDGEGREARLPLPEDTFYLSVAPYLDQTHECHFHSLTTCRGELANQDVTLRVVSEPDGTVLVDQTVRTQDNGFAGLWLPADLTATLTVEHEGRTASTPITTGADAPTCLTTLKLR, from the coding sequence ATGCGTTCTCGAGCATCCCTTTTCCCGCCGCTCGCCGGTGTACTCCTGACCCTGCTGGTCCTCAGCGGGTGCACCCCCGCGACCACCACGCCGACGGTCGAGGGCCAGCAGGATCTGTTGACCGCGCACGGCTTGCCGGGCCTGGACGCGCGGGAGGTCATCGACCGGCTGGAGGCGACCCCGGTGTCCGGGCGTCAGTCAGGGCTGATCGCCTCGGTGCAGCCCGCGGCGGTGCTGCTCTCCGACGGCGAAGGACGCGAGGCCCGGCTGCCGCTGCCCGAGGACACGTTCTATCTCTCGGTGGCCCCCTACCTGGACCAGACCCACGAATGCCACTTCCACAGCCTCACCACCTGCCGTGGTGAGCTCGCGAACCAGGACGTCACCCTCCGGGTGGTCAGCGAGCCGGACGGCACCGTCCTGGTCGACCAGACCGTGCGGACCCAGGACAACGGGTTCGCCGGGCTCTGGCTCCCGGCCGACCTGACGGCCACCCTCACGGTCGAGCACGAGGGCCGCACGGCCAGCACGCCGATCACCACCGGAGCGGACGCCCCCACCTGCCTGACCACCCTGAAGCTGCGGTAG
- a CDS encoding cytochrome c biogenesis CcdA family protein, with the protein MLLQVSPRFSVRWRPASGLAGAPLLGVVFGLGFSACTGPALAAIQTLGTSILPGDGALGRAVVLAVAYCVGLGLPFVLVAAGMGSVSRGSRWLRGHYLLVQRAGGVLLILLGVLMVLGVWAEAMAWVQTRLTGNFTTVI; encoded by the coding sequence ATGCTGCTGCAGGTCTCCCCCCGTTTCTCCGTGCGCTGGCGCCCGGCGTCCGGGCTGGCCGGCGCTCCTCTGCTGGGCGTCGTCTTCGGGCTGGGCTTCTCCGCCTGCACCGGGCCCGCGCTCGCCGCGATCCAGACCCTGGGCACCTCGATCCTGCCCGGTGACGGCGCGCTCGGCCGGGCGGTCGTGCTCGCCGTGGCGTACTGCGTCGGCCTCGGTCTGCCGTTCGTCCTGGTCGCGGCCGGCATGGGGTCGGTCAGTCGTGGCTCGCGCTGGCTGCGCGGCCACTACCTGCTCGTGCAGCGGGCCGGCGGGGTCCTGCTGATCCTGCTGGGCGTGCTCATGGTCCTCGGTGTCTGGGCCGAGGCGATGGCCTGGGTGCAGACCCGGCTCACCGGCAACTTCACCACGGTGATCTGA
- a CDS encoding type II glyceraldehyde-3-phosphate dehydrogenase, protein MNVQVAVNGYGVIGKRVADAVRDMPDMDLVGVADIATDWHVRTAAGLGIPVFAATQETRAAMRSAGVEVAGTLDELLAQADVVVDTTPKKVAATNLEVYRSAGVRAVFQGGESHATTGHSFVAQANYATALGRDTTRVVSCNTTSIVRVLGALQDAGLLARARGVLIRRATDPGQSHQRGIMNTVVPEGSIPSHQGPDARTVLPGLDVVTMAAKAAHTQTHNHFWTLQLTRPASREEVLDALRAAPRIAFIRMADGLTALNTTVELMGDLGRPRGDMWEVAVWEDVLTVEGEEAYLTYQVNNEAIVIPETIDAIRALAGTVTDGATSIALTDQVLGMRREFLPPRSRRLWPETPRTGRHPAGGVPACTICRPRAGKEDQP, encoded by the coding sequence ATGAACGTCCAGGTTGCCGTCAACGGTTACGGCGTGATCGGGAAGCGGGTCGCAGACGCGGTGCGGGACATGCCGGACATGGACCTGGTCGGCGTCGCCGACATCGCCACCGACTGGCACGTGCGCACCGCCGCCGGCCTGGGAATCCCGGTGTTCGCCGCGACCCAGGAGACACGCGCCGCGATGCGCAGTGCCGGGGTGGAGGTGGCCGGCACCCTGGATGAGCTGCTGGCCCAGGCCGATGTCGTGGTGGACACCACCCCCAAGAAGGTCGCCGCCACCAACCTGGAGGTCTACCGCTCTGCCGGGGTCAGGGCCGTGTTCCAGGGCGGGGAGTCCCACGCCACCACCGGGCACTCCTTCGTCGCCCAGGCCAACTACGCCACCGCGCTCGGCCGGGACACCACCCGGGTGGTCTCCTGCAACACCACCAGCATCGTGCGCGTGCTCGGCGCGCTGCAGGATGCGGGCCTGCTCGCCCGTGCGCGTGGGGTGCTGATCAGGCGGGCCACCGACCCGGGCCAGTCCCACCAGCGCGGGATCATGAACACCGTGGTCCCCGAGGGTTCCATTCCCTCCCACCAGGGCCCCGACGCCCGTACCGTCCTGCCGGGGCTGGACGTGGTCACCATGGCCGCCAAGGCGGCCCACACCCAGACCCACAACCACTTCTGGACGCTGCAGCTGACCCGCCCGGCCAGCCGGGAAGAGGTCCTGGACGCGCTGCGGGCCGCACCCAGGATCGCGTTCATCCGCATGGCCGACGGCCTGACCGCGTTGAACACCACCGTCGAGCTCATGGGCGACCTGGGCCGGCCCCGCGGTGACATGTGGGAGGTCGCCGTGTGGGAAGACGTCCTGACCGTCGAGGGGGAGGAGGCCTACCTGACCTACCAGGTCAACAACGAGGCCATCGTCATCCCCGAGACCATCGATGCGATCCGGGCACTGGCCGGCACCGTGACCGACGGCGCCACCTCCATCGCGCTGACGGATCAGGTCCTGGGCATGCGCCGGGAGTTCCTGCCCCCCCGGTCCCGGCGACTATGGCCTGAGACACCACGGACGGGTCGGCATCCGGCCGGGGGCGTCCCTGCTTGCACGATCTGTCGGCCACGGGCCGGGAAGGAAGACCAACCATGA
- a CDS encoding TlpA family protein disulfide reductase, producing the protein MGRTSRMAALVAAAALLLAACGQSGSSISEQMRQGDQKGYVAGDGTIESLAPEQRRSVLALEGTTLEGDPWSAADHNGEVVVINVWGSWCAPCIEETPDLVRVASDLEQAGEPVQFVGVNSRDSVPSALAFQERHGIPYPSLQDDGGRTRAQLGGLAVATPSTIILDGQGRVAARVSGAVDATTLRGLVDDVLDSEGRR; encoded by the coding sequence GTGGGACGGACCTCGCGGATGGCCGCCCTGGTGGCGGCCGCTGCCCTGCTGCTCGCCGCCTGCGGCCAGTCCGGCTCAAGCATCTCCGAGCAGATGCGCCAGGGCGACCAGAAGGGCTACGTGGCCGGCGACGGCACCATCGAGTCCCTGGCACCAGAGCAGCGCCGGAGCGTGCTGGCGCTGGAGGGCACCACGCTCGAGGGGGACCCGTGGTCCGCCGCGGACCACAACGGCGAGGTGGTCGTCATCAACGTGTGGGGGTCCTGGTGCGCCCCGTGCATCGAGGAGACACCGGACCTGGTCCGGGTCGCCTCCGACCTGGAGCAGGCCGGTGAGCCGGTGCAGTTCGTCGGCGTCAACTCCCGCGACTCCGTGCCCAGCGCCCTGGCCTTCCAGGAGAGGCACGGCATCCCCTACCCCTCCCTGCAGGACGACGGCGGGCGCACCCGCGCCCAGCTGGGCGGGCTGGCGGTCGCCACGCCCTCCACGATCATCCTGGACGGGCAGGGACGGGTCGCCGCGCGGGTCAGCGGCGCGGTCGACGCCACCACCCTGCGCGGCCTGGTCGATGACGTGCTCGACAGCGAAGGCCGGCGATGA
- a CDS encoding DUF305 domain-containing protein — MNRPKTLLPAAIATLALVLAGCGESAEDSGTPSGTAGGGGAPATTQTATDEAHNDADTTFAQMMIVHHEGAIEMADLAVQQAGSEEVRALGEDISAAQGPEIEKMKSWLSAWGEESTPAGGTGGMDHGDMDMGGMEMDGMNQQEAMAELQTLSGTDFDRRFLELMIAHHRGAVEMAQAELEDGRNPQALELAEKIIADQEAEIATMEQLLQNL, encoded by the coding sequence ATGAACCGCCCCAAGACCCTGCTCCCTGCTGCCATCGCCACCCTGGCCCTCGTCCTCGCCGGGTGCGGTGAGAGCGCCGAGGACTCCGGCACGCCATCCGGCACGGCCGGCGGGGGCGGCGCCCCCGCCACCACGCAGACGGCCACCGACGAGGCGCACAACGACGCCGACACCACCTTCGCGCAGATGATGATCGTGCACCACGAGGGCGCCATCGAGATGGCCGACCTCGCGGTGCAGCAGGCCGGCTCGGAGGAGGTGCGTGCCCTCGGCGAGGACATCTCCGCGGCCCAGGGCCCGGAGATCGAGAAGATGAAGTCGTGGCTCAGCGCCTGGGGCGAGGAGAGCACCCCCGCGGGCGGGACCGGTGGCATGGACCACGGCGACATGGACATGGGCGGCATGGAGATGGACGGGATGAACCAGCAGGAGGCCATGGCCGAGCTTCAGACCCTCTCCGGGACCGACTTCGACCGACGCTTCCTGGAGCTCATGATCGCCCACCACCGAGGTGCCGTCGAGATGGCACAGGCTGAACTGGAGGACGGGCGCAACCCGCAGGCGCTGGAGCTCGCCGAGAAGATCATCGCCGACCAGGAGGCCGAGATCGCCACGATGGAGCAGCTGCTGCAGAACCTGTGA